Within Betaproteobacteria bacterium, the genomic segment GCAGGCGCTGCCTTGGCAAACGGATCGAAGGCCACGACCTGCATGCCGAAGGCCAAGCCCAACTCGGCGACGCGGCGCCCGATTGCGCCGATGCCCACCACGCCGAGCGTCTTGCCCTTCAGTTCCAGGCTCTTGTGCGTAGCCTTGTCCCAGAAACCCGCGCGCATGCGCCCGTCCAGGAATACCGCATTCTTGGCGCACGCGAGGATGAGGGCCCACGAGTGCTCCGCCACGGCGTCGGCATTGGCGCCCGCGGCGGCCTTCACCGCAATGCCCCGCGCTGCCGCCGCCCTGGAATCGATGGTATCGATTCCGGTGCCGTGCTTGGAGATCACGCGAAGGGATTTCGACGCATCGATCACCCGGACGGGTATCTTCCCGTAGCGCACGATGATCGCCACGGGCTGGTGCTCCTGGCACAGGGCAGTAATCGTGTCCTCGTCGGGCGTCTTGCCCGCGTAGATCACCTCGAAGTCGGTCAGGAGCGAAAGTGCCTGCGGCGCAAGATCGGCCGCCGTGACGAGAAGGGCGGGTTTCCGGCTCACAGCGTCTCGCCCTCCTTCAGCACGCCTGCCGCGCGCAGGGATGCATCGAGCCAGCCCGGCTTGAGCGCCCGTCTTGCCTTGATGTCGTCCAGGCGCTTCGTCTCGTCCGCGACTTTCCTTTCGGCCAGGGGCAGGAGCGATGCGGCCTTTTCACGCTCGACCACGACAACGCCATCGGCGTCGCCGATGATCAGGTCACCCGGGTTCACGCAGATGCCTCCCGCGGAAACGGGCCAGTTGATGCGGCCGGGGATGAACTTCGTGGGCCCGTTGGGATTCGCTCCAACCGCAAAGACGGGGAAGCCCAGCTCCCGCAGTTCATCGGTATCGCGAATGGCCCCGTCTATGACAACCCCGCCAAGCCCCAGGACCTTGCAGGCATTGATCATGAGGGCACCCATGAGGGCGCAGCTGGTGTCGCCCTTGCCGTCGATCACCAGCACGTCGCCCGGCTTCGCCATCGCCATGGCGGCGTGAATCATGAGGTTGTCACCGGGGCGCACTTCGATCGTGAATGCCGGTCCCGCGAGCCTCATGCCCGGGACCAGGGGTGCGACACGGTCCATCGTGCCGCGGCGCCCGGCGACATCGGCGAGGATCGCGGCCTGAAACGCGGCGGCGTGCGCCACGGTATCGGGGGAAACGCGCTCGAAATTGCGGCGAACGTCGGCAAGGGGGGCGTTGCTCATGGAGAATCCTTTCGTCATTGTCCTGAAGCGAATATGAAGCCGTGCCGGTTCAGCCGGCGTCGCCTTCCTCGAGCGCAAGTTCCTTGCCGCGGCGCAGCGCCGGCACAACCATGGCGAGGAGAATCAGCGCGGTGACCAGGAGGAATGCGACACT encodes:
- a CDS encoding hydroxyacid dehydrogenase; its protein translation is MSRKPALLVTAADLAPQALSLLTDFEVIYAGKTPDEDTITALCQEHQPVAIIVRYGKIPVRVIDASKSLRVISKHGTGIDTIDSRAAAARGIAVKAAAGANADAVAEHSWALILACAKNAVFLDGRMRAGFWDKATHKSLELKGKTLGVVGIGAIGRRVAELGLAFGMQVVAFDPFAKAAPAGVILLELGELLARSHVVSLNCPLTEDNRHLINRESLGTMRDGAILVNTGRGGLIDEVALLEALASGKLRAAGLDAFAVEPLVGEHHFKAVQNVVLSPHVGGVSEDAYVNMGIAAARNVLAVLSGPRSEVVA
- a CDS encoding RraA family protein, which produces MSNAPLADVRRNFERVSPDTVAHAAAFQAAILADVAGRRGTMDRVAPLVPGMRLAGPAFTIEVRPGDNLMIHAAMAMAKPGDVLVIDGKGDTSCALMGALMINACKVLGLGGVVIDGAIRDTDELRELGFPVFAVGANPNGPTKFIPGRINWPVSAGGICVNPGDLIIGDADGVVVVEREKAASLLPLAERKVADETKRLDDIKARRALKPGWLDASLRAAGVLKEGETL